In one window of Chitinophagales bacterium DNA:
- a CDS encoding pirin family protein, whose translation MKTIIHKAAERGHANHGWLDSYHSFSFAGFYNPAKIHFGALRVLNDDTVAPGYGFGRHPHDNMEIVSIPLSGDLHHKDSTGRDKIIRQGDVQIMSAGTGIEHSEQNANHDKEVKFLQIWVFPKEKNIEPRYEQKTFLPETRQNQWQTVVAPDNSDALWINQDAWFTMGRFDQGKNTTYTMHNSNSGVYAFIISGKATINGQALDTRDAIGVYETNTLEVSADADAEILLIEVPMQFKA comes from the coding sequence ATGAAAACGATTATCCATAAAGCAGCAGAAAGAGGTCATGCCAACCATGGTTGGTTGGATAGTTACCACAGTTTCAGTTTTGCAGGCTTTTATAATCCTGCGAAAATTCACTTCGGTGCATTGCGTGTGCTGAATGATGATACGGTAGCGCCTGGTTATGGTTTTGGCAGACACCCACACGATAATATGGAGATAGTATCCATACCATTGTCGGGAGATCTTCATCATAAAGACAGCACAGGCAGGGATAAAATCATCCGTCAGGGTGATGTGCAAATCATGAGTGCAGGCACTGGCATTGAACACAGCGAGCAAAATGCCAACCATGATAAGGAAGTAAAGTTTCTGCAGATCTGGGTTTTTCCAAAAGAGAAAAACATTGAGCCACGCTACGAGCAGAAAACCTTTTTGCCAGAAACCAGACAAAACCAATGGCAAACAGTTGTTGCACCAGACAATTCCGATGCATTGTGGATTAATCAGGATGCCTGGTTTACCATGGGTAGATTTGATCAGGGTAAGAATACCACTTACACAATGCACAATAGCAATAGCGGCGTCTATGCATTTATCATCAGCGGTAAAGCAACCATTAACGGTCAGGCATTGGATACGCGCGACGCTATTGGTGTATATGAAACCAACACCCTTGAAGTAAGTGCCGATGCTGATGCAGAAATTTTATTGATTGAAGTGCCCATGCAGTTCAAAGCATAA
- a CDS encoding MarR family transcriptional regulator → MKLEEAIQSNKFRNDVHKASLNILYTAWWLKTVLSRELKEYGLTHEQYNVMRILKGKHPEQMCVRDIASRMIEKNSNVPRIIDRLVAKKLVKRATSEVDRRETVISLTQSGLSLLDNSTTSINHAMEEQVSIGQQEAQVLNQLLEKVRTKE, encoded by the coding sequence ATGAAATTGGAAGAAGCAATACAGAGTAATAAATTCAGAAACGACGTGCACAAAGCCAGTCTGAACATACTGTACACCGCTTGGTGGCTGAAGACAGTGCTTAGTCGCGAGTTGAAGGAATACGGGTTAACGCACGAGCAATACAATGTCATGCGCATTCTGAAGGGTAAGCACCCCGAGCAAATGTGTGTACGTGATATTGCCAGTAGAATGATTGAGAAGAATTCGAATGTGCCAAGAATCATTGACCGATTGGTGGCTAAGAAGCTGGTGAAGCGTGCTACATCTGAAGTGGATAGAAGAGAAACAGTGATTTCTTTAACCCAGAGCGGATTGAGCTTATTAGACAATTCTACAACCAGTATCAATCATGCCATGGAAGAGCAGGTGAGTATCGGCCAGCAAGAAGCACAAGTACTCAATCAATTATTGGAGAAAGTGAGAACGAAAGAGTAA